In Salmonella enterica subsp. enterica serovar Typhimurium str. LT2, a single window of DNA contains:
- a CDS encoding Gifsy-2 prophage probable minor tail protein (lambda phage H tail component homolog (gi|2232364)): MDSSDLVEKRIKRCMESSARSVAASAKSISAAMAQSQVATRTQSDAMAQLAREANEARERAVDLNQKLRAEAAQAAVVAQAQDAAAAAFYRQIDSVKQLSGGLQELQRIQAQVRQAKGRGDISQGDYLALVSEAAAKTRELTDAEALATQKKAQFIRRLKEQTAVQGLSRTELLRVKAAELGVSSAADVYIRKLDTATKSTHALGLKSAMARREIGVLIGELARGNFGALRGSGITLANRAGWIEQLMSPKGMMLGGLVGGVAAAVYGLGKAYYEGAKESEEFNKQLILTGSYAGKTTGKLNEMAKSLAGNGVTQHDAAGVLTQVVGSGAFTGQAVAMVSRTAARMQENVGQSVDETIRQFKRLQDDPVNAAKELDRALHFLTATQLEQIRVLGEQGRTADAAKIAMSAYSEEMNKRAGDVHDNLGWIEKAWNAVGDAAKWAWDRMLDIGREDTLDEKIATLQEKIARARKTPWTVSSSQTEYDQQQLNELQEQKRQKDLLDAKAQAERNYQKTQKRRNEQNAALNRDNETESLRHQREVARITAMQYADAAVRNAALERENERHKKAMARQKEKPKAYYNDEAGRLLLQYSQQQAQTEGLIAAAKLSTTEKMTEAHKQLLSFQQRIADLSGKKLTADEQSVLAHKDEIALALQKLDISQQDLQHQNAFNELKKKTLTLTSQLADEESRVRQQHALALATMGMGDQQRGRYEEHLKIQQHYQEQLEQLKRDSKAKGTYGSDEYRQAEQELQASLDRRLAEWADYNAKVDAAQGDWTQGASRALDNFLAQGGNVAGMTENVFTNAFNGMADSIANFAVTGKGSFRSLTVSILADLAKMEARIAASKLLGSVLGMFVFGASAGGSTPSGAYSSAALSVIPNADGGVYRSAGLSQYSGSIVNRPTFFAFARGAAVMGEAGPEAILPLRRGTDGKLGVVAAGSGGMAMFAPQYHIAISNTGPELTPQALKAVYDLGKKAAADFVQQQGRDGGRLSGAYR, encoded by the coding sequence TTGACAGTGTAAAACAGTTAAGCGGTGGTCTGCAGGAGTTACAGCGTATCCAGGCGCAGGTACGACAGGCGAAAGGACGCGGAGATATTTCACAGGGCGATTATCTGGCGCTGGTGTCTGAAGCTGCTGCAAAGACACGCGAACTTACCGATGCGGAGGCGCTGGCCACGCAGAAAAAAGCACAGTTTATACGTCGACTGAAAGAGCAGACGGCGGTACAGGGCCTCTCCCGTACTGAGTTGCTGCGGGTGAAGGCGGCTGAACTGGGGGTTAGCAGTGCCGCCGATGTCTATATCCGCAAACTGGATACCGCAACAAAATCCACTCATGCACTAGGACTGAAATCAGCAATGGCGCGCCGCGAGATAGGCGTACTGATTGGTGAACTGGCACGGGGAAATTTTGGCGCCCTTCGCGGTTCCGGTATCACGCTGGCCAACCGGGCCGGGTGGATTGAGCAACTGATGTCGCCGAAGGGCATGATGCTCGGCGGGCTGGTTGGCGGTGTGGCTGCGGCGGTTTACGGACTGGGTAAGGCGTACTATGAGGGGGCGAAAGAAAGTGAGGAGTTCAATAAACAGCTTATTCTGACCGGAAGTTACGCCGGAAAAACCACAGGCAAGCTTAATGAAATGGCGAAGTCGCTCGCCGGAAATGGCGTCACGCAGCACGACGCGGCAGGAGTACTGACCCAGGTGGTCGGTAGCGGAGCGTTTACCGGGCAGGCAGTGGCAATGGTATCCCGTACCGCGGCCAGAATGCAGGAAAACGTGGGGCAGTCAGTGGATGAAACCATCCGCCAGTTTAAACGGCTGCAGGATGATCCGGTGAACGCGGCGAAAGAACTGGACAGGGCACTGCATTTTCTGACTGCCACCCAGCTTGAACAAATCAGGGTGCTCGGTGAACAGGGAAGAACGGCTGATGCTGCGAAAATTGCCATGTCCGCGTATTCGGAAGAGATGAATAAACGGGCGGGTGACGTACATGATAATCTGGGCTGGATCGAGAAGGCATGGAATGCCGTGGGTGATGCGGCGAAGTGGGCGTGGGATCGGATGCTGGATATCGGGCGGGAAGATACGCTCGATGAAAAAATCGCGACACTGCAGGAAAAAATCGCGCGCGCCAGAAAAACGCCATGGACAGTGTCTTCCTCCCAGACTGAATATGATCAGCAGCAACTGAACGAACTTCAGGAACAGAAACGCCAGAAGGACCTGCTGGATGCGAAGGCGCAGGCAGAGCGTAATTATCAGAAGACTCAGAAGCGCCGGAACGAGCAGAACGCCGCGCTGAACCGGGATAATGAAACTGAATCCCTGCGGCATCAACGGGAGGTGGCGCGCATTACCGCCATGCAGTATGCCGATGCAGCGGTACGCAATGCCGCGCTGGAGCGTGAAAACGAACGCCATAAAAAAGCAATGGCACGGCAGAAGGAAAAGCCAAAGGCTTACTACAACGACGAGGCCGGGCGACTGCTTTTGCAGTACAGCCAGCAACAGGCGCAGACTGAAGGGCTGATTGCCGCCGCGAAGCTTTCCACGACCGAAAAAATGACGGAAGCGCATAAGCAGCTTTTGTCATTTCAGCAGCGCATCGCTGATTTGTCCGGTAAAAAACTGACGGCGGATGAACAAAGCGTACTGGCACATAAGGATGAAATAGCGCTTGCGCTACAGAAGCTGGATATCTCACAACAGGATTTGCAACACCAGAATGCCTTTAATGAACTGAAGAAAAAGACGCTCACATTAACCAGCCAGCTCGCTGACGAAGAATCCCGCGTCAGGCAGCAGCACGCACTGGCGCTGGCCACAATGGGTATGGGCGATCAGCAACGTGGCCGGTACGAAGAGCATCTGAAAATTCAACAGCACTACCAGGAACAACTGGAGCAGCTTAAGCGCGACAGCAAGGCAAAAGGGACATACGGTTCTGACGAATACCGTCAGGCGGAGCAGGAACTTCAGGCCAGTCTCGATCGCCGACTGGCTGAGTGGGCGGATTATAACGCGAAAGTGGATGCTGCGCAGGGAGACTGGACGCAGGGCGCGTCGCGGGCGCTGGATAACTTTCTGGCGCAGGGGGGCAACGTGGCAGGCATGACGGAGAACGTTTTCACAAACGCATTTAACGGCATGGCGGACAGTATCGCGAATTTTGCCGTGACCGGAAAGGGCAGTTTCCGGAGCCTGACGGTCTCCATCCTGGCTGACCTGGCAAAAATGGAGGCACGTATTGCGGCTTCTAAACTGTTGGGTTCAGTACTGGGTATGTTCGTCTTTGGCGCATCAGCAGGCGGAAGTACACCATCCGGGGCATACAGTTCAGCGGCGCTGTCGGTCATTCCAAATGCGGACGGCGGCGTGTACCGCTCAGCAGGACTCAGTCAGTACAGCGGCAGTATTGTTAACAGACCGACGTTCTTTGCATTTGCCAGAGGGGCGGCAGTAATGGGAGAGGCCGGTCCGGAGGCTATACTGCCGCTTCGTCGCGGTACTGACGGTAAGCTGGGGGTTGTGGCAGCAGGTTCCGGAGGGATGGCGATGTTTGCACCGCAGTATCATATTGCAATCAGCAACACGGGGCCGGAACTGACGCCGCAGGCGCTGAAGGCGGTTTATGATCTGGGTAAAAAGGCGGCGGCTGATTTCGTGCAGCAGCAGGGGCGTGACGGCGGCAGGCTGAGCGGGGCATATCGATGA
- a CDS encoding Gifsy-2 prophage probable minor tail protein (lambda phage M tail component homolog (gi|2232363)), producing the protein MMKTFHWKVDPDMGVDSEPQVSVVRFGDGYEQRRASGINNDLKKYSVTIRVDREDGPGLEGFLSQHNGVKAFLWTPPYGYRQIKVVCRKWSVKAGLLKTTFTATFEQVIS; encoded by the coding sequence ATGATGAAAACCTTTCACTGGAAAGTTGACCCGGACATGGGGGTGGATTCGGAACCACAGGTGTCGGTGGTGAGGTTCGGTGATGGCTACGAGCAGCGGCGTGCATCCGGGATCAATAATGACCTGAAAAAATACAGTGTGACTATCCGCGTTGACCGGGAGGATGGTCCGGGACTGGAGGGCTTTTTGTCACAGCATAACGGTGTGAAGGCGTTTTTGTGGACTCCGCCTTACGGATACCGGCAGATTAAGGTTGTCTGCCGGAAATGGAGTGTGAAAGCGGGATTGCTGAAAACAACATTCACCGCGACATTTGAGCAGGTTATTTCTTAG
- a CDS encoding Gifsy-2 prophage attachment and invasion protein homolog (attachment and invasion protein homolog (gi|2232362)), protein MKKIVVAVLVGLALGSIGVANAAGYKNTVSIGYAYTDLSGWLSGNANGANIKYNWEDLDSGFGAMGSVTYTSADVNNYGYKVGDADYTSLLVGPSYRFNDYLNAYVMIGAANGHIKDNWGNSDNKTAFAYGAGIQLNPVENIAVNASYEHTSFSTDADSDVKAGT, encoded by the coding sequence ATGAAAAAGATTGTCGTGGCGGTTTTAGTTGGTCTGGCGTTAGGTAGCATCGGCGTGGCTAACGCAGCAGGGTATAAAAATACCGTTTCAATTGGATATGCCTACACAGATTTAAGCGGCTGGCTTTCCGGTAATGCGAACGGTGCCAACATCAAATATAACTGGGAAGATCTGGACAGTGGATTCGGGGCGATGGGTTCAGTTACATACACCTCGGCTGATGTTAATAACTATGGGTATAAGGTAGGTGATGCTGATTATACCTCCCTTCTTGTTGGTCCTTCATACCGTTTTAACGACTATCTGAATGCTTACGTGATGATTGGTGCAGCAAACGGACATATTAAGGATAACTGGGGAAATTCTGACAATAAAACCGCCTTTGCTTATGGGGCAGGTATTCAGCTTAACCCGGTTGAAAATATTGCCGTTAATGCGTCTTATGAGCATACAAGTTTTTCCACTGATGCTGACAGTGACGTCAAAGCTGGAACCTAG
- the sodC gene encoding Gifsy-2 prophage superoxide dismutase precursor (Cu-Zn) (superoxide dismutase [Cu-Zn] precursor. (SW:SODC_SALTY)), with amino-acid sequence MKYTILSLVAGALISCSAMAENTLTVKMNDALSSGTGENIGEITVSETPYGLLFTPHLNGLTPGIHGFHVHTNPSCMPGMKDGKEVPALMAGGHLDPEKTGKHLGPYNDKGHLGDLPGLVVNADGTATYPLLAPRLKSLSELKGHSLMIHKGGDNYSDKPAPLGGGGARFACGVIEK; translated from the coding sequence ATGAAATACACAATATTGTCGCTGGTAGCTGGTGCGCTCATCAGTTGTTCAGCAATGGCAGAGAATACCCTGACTGTAAAGATGAACGATGCCCTGTCCAGCGGAACAGGAGAAAACATAGGTGAAATCACAGTTTCAGAGACACCTTACGGTCTGCTTTTCACTCCTCACCTAAATGGTCTTACGCCAGGAATTCACGGCTTCCATGTCCACACAAACCCAAGTTGTATGCCGGGAATGAAAGACGGTAAAGAGGTTCCGGCGCTCATGGCCGGAGGACATCTTGACCCCGAAAAAACCGGGAAACATCTTGGCCCATATAATGACAAAGGGCATTTGGGGGATCTGCCTGGACTGGTTGTCAATGCAGATGGTACAGCCACGTATCCGTTACTGGCACCACGCCTTAAATCACTGTCAGAACTGAAAGGTCACTCATTGATGATCCATAAAGGCGGTGACAATTACTCCGATAAACCTGCTCCACTGGGTGGTGGCGGTGCACGTTTTGCCTGTGGTGTCATTGAGAAATAA
- a CDS encoding Gifsy-2 prophage probable minor tail protein (lambda phage L tail component homolog (gi|2232360)) yields the protein MQDIPQETLSETTKAEQSAKVDLWEFDLTAIGGERFFFCNEPNEKGEPLTWQGRQYEPYPIQVQDFEMNGKGASPRPNLVVANLFGLVTGMAEDLQSLVGASVVRHQVYSKFLDAVNFSNGNPDADPEQEAVARYNVEQLSELDSSTATIILASPAETDGSVVPGRTMLADSCPWDYRDENCGYDGPPVADEFDKPTSDPKKDKCSHCMKGCEMRNNLVNAGFFASINKLS from the coding sequence ATGCAGGATATACCACAGGAAACCCTGAGCGAGACCACCAAAGCGGAGCAGTCCGCGAAGGTGGATTTGTGGGAATTTGATTTAACCGCGATTGGCGGTGAGCGCTTTTTCTTCTGTAACGAACCGAACGAAAAAGGCGAGCCGTTAACCTGGCAGGGGAGGCAGTACGAACCGTACCCGATACAGGTACAGGATTTTGAGATGAACGGGAAAGGCGCATCTCCCCGCCCGAACCTCGTTGTTGCCAATCTCTTTGGTCTGGTCACGGGGATGGCGGAGGATTTGCAAAGTCTCGTCGGCGCGTCAGTGGTAAGGCATCAGGTTTACAGCAAGTTTCTTGATGCGGTGAATTTCAGTAACGGCAATCCGGACGCTGACCCGGAGCAGGAGGCGGTAGCGCGCTATAACGTGGAGCAGTTGTCAGAACTGGATTCATCAACTGCTACCATTATTCTGGCATCACCGGCAGAAACCGACGGTTCTGTGGTGCCGGGGCGTACCATGCTGGCGGACTCCTGTCCGTGGGATTACCGGGATGAAAACTGCGGATACGACGGCCCGCCCGTGGCCGATGAGTTCGATAAGCCCACCTCAGACCCGAAAAAGGATAAATGCAGCCACTGCATGAAAGGCTGTGAAATGCGTAACAATCTGGTGAATGCCGGATTTTTCGCTTCCATCAACAAACTGTCTTAA
- a CDS encoding Gifsy-2 prophage probable tail assembly protein, which produces MINDDILAHARQCAPAESCGYVVRTAQGERYFPCENLSAEPTMYFRISPEDYLNARNRGDIVALVHSHPDGKPCLSSADRTLQIQSGLDWWLVCDNRIHKFRCVPHLTGRQFEHGVTDCYTLFRDAYHLAGIDMPDFDREDDWWSQGKSLYLDHLEAAGFYRVNPEDAQPGDVLICCFGSPTPNHAAIYCGNGELLHHIPEQLSKREGYNDKWQRRTHSIWRHRQWCESAFTGIYNDLESASASA; this is translated from the coding sequence ATGATTAACGATGACATTCTGGCACATGCCCGACAGTGTGCGCCTGCGGAATCGTGCGGTTATGTGGTCAGAACGGCACAGGGAGAGCGGTATTTTCCGTGTGAAAATCTGTCTGCTGAACCCACGATGTATTTTCGTATATCCCCGGAGGATTACCTGAATGCCCGGAACCGCGGCGACATCGTGGCGCTGGTACACAGCCATCCTGACGGTAAGCCCTGTCTCAGCAGTGCGGATCGTACCCTCCAGATACAAAGCGGGCTGGACTGGTGGCTGGTCTGTGATAACAGGATACATAAATTCCGCTGCGTGCCACACCTGACCGGGCGGCAGTTTGAGCATGGCGTGACGGACTGCTACACGCTGTTTCGTGATGCCTACCATCTGGCCGGGATTGATATGCCGGATTTCGATAGGGAAGATGACTGGTGGAGTCAGGGTAAAAGCCTCTATCTGGATCACCTGGAGGCGGCGGGATTTTACCGGGTGAATCCGGAGGATGCGCAGCCCGGCGACGTGCTGATTTGCTGTTTTGGTTCACCGACGCCCAATCATGCGGCGATTTACTGCGGCAACGGTGAACTGTTGCACCATATTCCGGAGCAGTTGAGTAAACGAGAGGGGTATAACGACAAATGGCAACGACGGACACACTCAATATGGCGGCACCGGCAATGGTGCGAATCTGCCTTTACGGGGATTTACAACGATTTGGAAAGCGCATCAGCCTCAGCATAA
- a CDS encoding Gifsy-2 prophage probable tail assembly protein, whose product MATTDTLNMAAPAMVRICLYGDLQRFGKRISLSIKTAAEGIHALAIQLPGFRQRMNEGWYQVRIAGSDMAPDTLTARLNESLPPGAVVHIVPRMAGAKNGIWQVVAGAALIGASFIPGLNAVAAAVLFSAGTSMALGGVAQMLTPVPKTPTVGQADNGKQNTYFSSLENMVAQGNPVPVLYGEMKIGSRVISQMMSTRDESTSGKVVVIGSPLQANTTSRQDGGITRPSVVIRQ is encoded by the coding sequence ATGGCAACGACGGACACACTCAATATGGCGGCACCGGCAATGGTGCGAATCTGCCTTTACGGGGATTTACAACGATTTGGAAAGCGCATCAGCCTCAGCATAAAGACAGCGGCGGAAGGCATACATGCGCTGGCGATACAACTCCCCGGATTCCGGCAGCGAATGAATGAGGGCTGGTATCAGGTCCGGATTGCCGGGAGCGATATGGCGCCGGATACCCTTACTGCCAGACTGAACGAATCGTTACCGCCGGGGGCAGTGGTTCATATTGTACCGCGTATGGCGGGAGCGAAAAACGGTATCTGGCAGGTGGTAGCCGGGGCAGCGCTGATTGGCGCGTCATTTATTCCCGGTCTGAATGCTGTAGCGGCGGCAGTATTGTTTTCCGCAGGAACCAGTATGGCGCTGGGTGGTGTGGCGCAGATGCTGACACCTGTACCCAAAACACCGACGGTGGGTCAGGCAGATAACGGGAAACAGAACACGTACTTTTCTTCCCTGGAAAATATGGTGGCCCAGGGGAACCCGGTGCCGGTGTTGTACGGTGAAATGAAAATCGGGTCACGGGTGATATCGCAGATGATGAGTACCCGGGATGAGAGCACGTCGGGAAAAGTTGTGGTGATCGGCTCCCCGTTACAGGCAAACACCACGTCGCGGCAGGACGGCGGGATTACCAGACCGTCTGTCGTCATCC